A window from Physeter macrocephalus isolate SW-GA chromosome 11, ASM283717v5, whole genome shotgun sequence encodes these proteins:
- the ELOVL4 gene encoding very long chain fatty acid elongase 4 isoform X1, which translates to MGLLDSEPGSVLNVVSTALNDTVEFYRWTLSITDKRVENWPMMQSPLPTLCISTLYLLFVWLGPKWMKDREPFQMRLALIIYNFGMVLLNLFIFRELFMGSYNAGYSYICQSVDYSDNVHEVRIAAALWWYFISKGIEYLDTVFFILRKKNNQVSFLHVYHHCTMFTLWWIGIKWVAGGQAFFGAQMNSFIHVIMYSYYGLTAFGPWIQKYLWWKRYLTMLQLKPRSGIAETYGSSIFNFFEELPCCFPYWLHQFTFPSTAHDGPLFSTSSPTLIIFYLFDNHHSDRRGDLAVVLICISLVISDLENLFVCLLAISMSLEKYVFIFSVHF; encoded by the exons ATAAACGTGTGGAAAATTGGCCTATGATGCAGTCCCCATTGCCTACGCTTTGTATAAGTACCCTTTACCTCCTGTTTGTGTGGCTGGGTCCAAAATGGATGAAGGACCGAGAACCTTTCCAGATGCGTTTAGCGCTCATTATCTATAATTTCGGGATGGTTTTGCTTAACCTTTTTATCTTCAGAGAG TTATTCATGGGATCATATAATGCAGGATATAGCTATATTTGCCAGAGTGTGGATTATTCGGATAACGTTCACGAAGTCAGG ATAGCTGCTGCTCTGTGGTGGTACTTTATTTCTAAAGGAATCGAGTATTTGGACACAGTGTTTTTTatcctgaggaagaaaaacaaccaaGTCTCCTTCCTTCACGTATATCATCACTGTACAATGTTTACGTTGTGGTGGATTGGAATTAAGTGGGTCGCAGGGGGACAGG CATTTTTCGGAGCCCAGATGAATTCCTTCATCCATGTGATTATGTACTCATACTACGGGTTAACTGCCTTTGGCCCATGGATTCAGAAGTATCTTTGGTGGAAACGATACCTGACCATGCTGCAGCTG aaacccagaagtggaattgctgaaacctatggcagttctatttttaatttttttgaggaacttccatgctgttttccatactggttacatcaatttacattcccatcaacagcgcATGACGGTCCCctcttctccacttcctcaccaacacttattattttttatctttttgataatcaCCATTCTGACAGGAGAGGTGATctcgctgtggttttgatttgcatttccctggtgattagtgatctCGAGaatcttttcgtgtgcctcttggccatcagtatgtctttggaaaaatatgtattcatattctctgtccatttttaa